The Algihabitans albus genome includes a window with the following:
- a CDS encoding cation:proton antiporter — MEEVITGYLFYEIAAILVLAAAIGFLGLLARQPLIVSFIAVGILVGPSVLDIARSDQHIDLLAELGIAVLLFLVGLKLDLKLVRTLGPVALTTGLGQVLFTSVIGFLLGLALGLDATTSFYVAVALTFSSTIIIVKLLSDKKEIDALHGRIALGFLIVQDLVVVIAMIALSAAGVGAGQETGLADIALVFLSGAALLGSVALFVLYAANPLVERLARAPELLVCFAIGWAALLAAVSHYLGFGKELGGLLAGVSLASTPFREAIAARLASLRDFLLLFFFVALGAGLDLGLLGDNLIPALVLAFFVLIGNPLIVLVIMGLMGYRKRTGFLAGLTVAQISEFSLIFIAVGVQLGHVVPEALGLVTLVGLITISLSTYMITYSHRLYAICEPFLGLFERRRPYREAEAEAQSGAGGQADVLIFGLGRFGGAIAQNLTEAGHRVLGVDFNPASVRYWRETGLPARYGDVTDPELVGHLPLSGVKWVVSAVPDHDTGLTHMDPRLAMMAALRDAGYQGRVALTAHREEDAKRLEAEGADLVLLPFRDAADQAVDLLLGETAVRVPDRPLPEPEGQREFAE; from the coding sequence ATGGAAGAAGTCATCACGGGTTATCTATTCTACGAGATCGCCGCGATTCTGGTGCTGGCGGCGGCAATCGGCTTTCTCGGTCTGCTGGCCCGCCAGCCGCTGATCGTCAGCTTTATCGCGGTCGGCATCCTGGTCGGACCGAGCGTTCTCGATATCGCGCGCTCGGACCAGCACATCGATCTGCTGGCCGAACTGGGGATCGCCGTTCTGCTCTTCCTGGTCGGGCTCAAGCTCGACCTCAAGCTGGTCCGCACGCTGGGTCCGGTGGCGCTGACGACGGGCCTCGGTCAGGTGCTCTTCACCTCGGTGATCGGTTTTCTGCTCGGTCTTGCCTTGGGGCTGGATGCGACCACCAGCTTCTACGTCGCCGTTGCCCTGACTTTCTCCTCGACGATCATCATCGTGAAGCTGCTCTCCGACAAGAAGGAGATCGACGCGCTGCACGGTCGAATCGCGCTGGGCTTCCTGATCGTGCAGGACCTGGTCGTGGTGATCGCCATGATCGCGCTCTCGGCCGCCGGAGTCGGGGCGGGTCAGGAGACCGGCCTGGCCGATATCGCTCTGGTCTTCCTCTCCGGCGCGGCGCTCTTGGGCAGCGTCGCGCTCTTCGTGCTTTATGCCGCCAATCCCTTGGTCGAACGCCTGGCCCGCGCCCCGGAGCTACTGGTCTGCTTCGCGATCGGCTGGGCTGCGCTCCTGGCCGCCGTCAGTCACTACCTCGGTTTCGGCAAGGAGCTGGGCGGCCTTCTCGCCGGTGTCAGCCTCGCTTCGACGCCGTTTCGCGAGGCTATCGCGGCGCGGCTGGCTAGCCTGCGGGACTTCCTGCTGCTGTTCTTCTTCGTCGCGCTGGGGGCCGGCCTCGACCTGGGGCTGCTCGGCGACAACCTGATCCCGGCTCTGGTCCTCGCCTTCTTCGTTCTGATCGGCAATCCGCTGATCGTTCTCGTCATCATGGGGCTGATGGGCTACCGCAAGCGGACCGGCTTCCTGGCCGGACTGACGGTGGCGCAGATCAGCGAGTTCTCCCTCATCTTCATCGCGGTCGGTGTCCAACTCGGGCATGTGGTGCCGGAGGCGCTGGGTCTGGTCACTTTGGTCGGCTTGATCACGATTTCGCTCTCGACCTACATGATCACCTATTCGCATCGGCTCTACGCTATCTGCGAGCCGTTTCTCGGCCTCTTCGAGCGGCGCCGGCCCTATCGCGAGGCCGAGGCGGAAGCGCAGAGCGGCGCCGGCGGTCAGGCCGATGTCTTGATCTTCGGCCTCGGACGCTTCGGCGGCGCAATCGCCCAGAACTTGACCGAGGCCGGTCACCGGGTGCTTGGCGTCGACTTCAACCCAGCCTCCGTGCGCTATTGGCGCGAGACAGGTCTGCCGGCCCGCTACGGCGATGTCACCGACCCGGAACTGGTCGGTCACCTGCCGCTTTCCGGCGTAAAGTGGGTGGTTTCCGCCGTGCCCGATCACGACACCGGACTGACGCATATGGATCCGCGTCTGGCCATGATGGCGGCCCTCCGCGACGCCGGCTACCAAGGCCGTGTCGCCTTGACGGCGCATCGCGAGGAGGACGCCAAACGGCTGGAGGCCGAGGGGGCGGATCTGGTGCTGCTGCCCTTCCGCGACGCGGCCGATCAGGCCGTCGATCTTCTGCTCGGCGAAACCGCCGTGCGGGTCCCCGACCGACCGTTGCCGGAACCCGAAGGTCAGCGGGAGTTTGCCGAGTGA
- a CDS encoding universal stress protein, which produces MTLFRHVLVICRGGAQDRSLAELACSLVGQEGTLSLLGLLEPPEGLSVGDVEAETAAERERLEANLAALAADLPAARLPQVTVVVGRRYLEIVRAAHRLGADLVMKTTDPSPRPPIPLFASIDQHLLRKCPCPVWLLRDAAAAPVAVVAAVDLPDDGGDNGALDGLNREILRTAAGIAALGGRPLRLLHAWSDPLAAVVRQWAGGEVEARVADSTRTAEAQAQAKLQALIAAAEDWLAGEGLSGVRLLPHLVAGSAREALPRAVEELGAELLVIGTLARSGVAGVIIGNTAEDVLNAVDCAVVAVKPPGYVSPLLR; this is translated from the coding sequence GTGACTCTCTTCCGGCATGTCCTGGTCATCTGCCGCGGCGGCGCGCAGGATCGTTCCCTTGCCGAACTGGCGTGTTCTCTGGTCGGCCAAGAAGGAACGCTCAGCTTGCTGGGTCTGCTGGAACCGCCGGAGGGCCTCAGTGTCGGAGATGTCGAGGCCGAGACCGCCGCCGAGCGCGAACGTCTGGAGGCGAACCTGGCGGCGCTGGCCGCCGATCTGCCGGCTGCGCGCCTGCCGCAGGTCACGGTCGTCGTCGGGCGGCGCTATCTGGAGATCGTGCGGGCCGCTCATCGCCTTGGCGCCGATCTGGTCATGAAGACGACCGACCCCTCGCCCCGACCGCCGATCCCGCTATTCGCGAGCATCGACCAGCATCTGCTGCGCAAATGCCCCTGTCCGGTCTGGTTGTTGCGCGACGCCGCGGCGGCGCCGGTGGCCGTTGTCGCCGCGGTCGATCTTCCGGACGACGGCGGCGACAACGGAGCGCTGGACGGCCTGAACCGGGAGATCCTGCGCACTGCCGCGGGCATTGCGGCTCTGGGCGGACGGCCGCTGCGCTTGCTGCATGCCTGGAGCGACCCCTTGGCCGCTGTCGTCCGCCAGTGGGCCGGCGGCGAGGTGGAGGCGAGGGTTGCCGACTCGACCCGGACGGCCGAGGCTCAGGCTCAAGCCAAGCTCCAGGCCCTCATCGCTGCGGCGGAAGACTGGCTGGCCGGGGAGGGTTTGTCCGGCGTGCGACTGTTGCCGCATCTGGTCGCCGGCTCGGCGCGCGAGGCGCTGCCGCGCGCGGTCGAGGAACTGGGTGCCGAACTGCTCGTCATCGGTACGCTTGCGCGCAGCGGTGTGGCCGGCGTCATCATCGGCAATACCGCCGAAGACGTCTTGAACGCGGTCGACTGCGCGGTCGTTGCGGTCAAGCCGCCAGGCTACGTCAGCCCACTGCTGCGATAA
- a CDS encoding CoA-acylating methylmalonate-semialdehyde dehydrogenase has translation MSATINHFIGGKIVAGTSGRSSPVFNPATGEESQRVALASADEINAAVQTAKAAFPGWAGTTPLNRARVMFKFKELLEANRDKLATLIGREHGKVLADAAGEVTRGIEVVEFACGIPQLLKGEFTESVGTGVDSYSLRQPLGVVAGITPFNFPAMVPMWMFPVALASGNCFLLKPSERDPSAPLLMAELLLEAGLPKGVFNVVNGDKEAVDAILRHPDIEAVSFVGSTAIAEYVYHQGTAHNKRVQALGGAKNHMIVLPDADMDQATDALMGAAYGSAGERCMAISVAVAVGDAGDALMERLAPKVRGLKIGPYSDPEAEMGPLVTKQALERVTGYVDSGVREGAKLAVDGRGLQLQGYEEGYFLGGCLFDQVEPEMKIYKEEIFGPVLSVVRQPDYESALALVNGHEYGNGAAIFTRDGDAARNFTSRCNIGMVGINVPIPVPMAFHSFGGWKRSLFGDHHMHGPEGVRFYTRMKTVTSRWPTGLRSGAEFVMPTMK, from the coding sequence ATGAGCGCGACGATCAACCATTTCATCGGCGGCAAGATCGTCGCCGGCACCAGCGGGCGCAGCAGTCCCGTATTCAACCCGGCCACCGGCGAGGAAAGCCAACGCGTTGCCCTGGCCTCCGCCGACGAGATCAATGCCGCCGTTCAGACCGCAAAGGCAGCCTTTCCAGGCTGGGCCGGGACGACCCCGCTCAACCGCGCCAGAGTGATGTTCAAATTCAAGGAACTGTTGGAGGCGAACCGCGACAAGCTGGCCACGCTGATCGGCAGGGAACACGGCAAGGTATTGGCAGACGCGGCCGGTGAAGTGACCCGGGGGATCGAGGTCGTGGAGTTCGCCTGCGGCATCCCGCAACTTCTGAAGGGCGAGTTCACCGAGAGCGTCGGCACCGGCGTGGACAGCTACTCGCTGCGCCAGCCGCTCGGTGTGGTCGCCGGAATCACGCCTTTCAACTTCCCGGCCATGGTGCCGATGTGGATGTTTCCGGTCGCTCTCGCCTCCGGCAACTGCTTTCTCCTCAAGCCCAGCGAGCGCGATCCCTCGGCCCCCCTTCTGATGGCGGAGCTGTTGCTGGAGGCGGGACTGCCGAAGGGCGTGTTCAACGTCGTCAACGGTGATAAGGAAGCGGTCGACGCCATCCTGCGGCACCCCGACATCGAGGCGGTCAGCTTCGTCGGCTCCACTGCTATCGCCGAGTACGTCTATCACCAGGGCACCGCGCACAATAAGCGCGTGCAGGCGCTGGGTGGCGCCAAGAATCACATGATCGTGCTGCCCGATGCCGATATGGATCAGGCGACCGACGCCCTGATGGGCGCGGCCTATGGTTCGGCCGGCGAGCGCTGCATGGCCATCTCGGTCGCCGTCGCCGTCGGCGATGCGGGCGACGCCCTGATGGAACGCCTCGCCCCCAAGGTGCGCGGCCTCAAGATCGGCCCCTACAGCGACCCCGAGGCGGAGATGGGACCGCTGGTGACCAAACAGGCGCTGGAGCGGGTCACCGGCTACGTCGACTCCGGAGTGCGGGAGGGCGCCAAGCTGGCGGTCGACGGTCGCGGGCTGCAGCTTCAAGGCTACGAGGAGGGCTACTTTCTCGGCGGTTGCCTGTTCGACCAGGTCGAGCCCGAGATGAAGATTTATAAGGAAGAGATCTTCGGACCCGTGCTCTCGGTGGTCCGCCAGCCGGACTACGAGTCGGCGCTGGCTCTCGTCAACGGCCATGAGTACGGCAACGGAGCCGCAATCTTTACCCGCGACGGCGACGCCGCGCGCAACTTCACCAGCCGCTGCAACATCGGCATGGTCGGGATCAATGTCCCGATTCCCGTGCCCATGGCCTTTCATTCCTTCGGTGGCTGGAAACGCTCGCTGTTCGGCGATCACCACATGCACGGGCCGGAGGGCGTCCGCTTCTACACGCGCATGAAGACCGTAACTTCCCGCTGGCCCACCGGCCTTCGCAGCGGCGCCGAGTTCGTCATGCCGACGATGAAGTAG
- a CDS encoding ABC transporter permease gives MAAVEEGSSELEAARLDVAQEGAVLAVRLSGVWVTATVGPQDATLAAMGAGGATEAVLDLSAVKRLDTAGAWLVDRTRKQLAQQGLAVSLAGVGPAREALLQKIQQRQPCPEPPKRPGALITILTDLGKATVETGHTVREVIGFLGATVVVLLRSLARPKRLRGTSLVYHLEKTGLDALPIVGLLAFLIGVVLAYQGADQLARFGAEIFTVNLVGVAVLREMGVLITAIIVAGRSGSAFTAQIGTMKVNQEVDAMSTIGLDPLEVLVLPRVLALVIALPLLTFYANVMGLLGGAVMATVVLDIDLLAFARQLRDAVELSTFWVGMIKAPIFAFVIALIGCYEGLKVSSNAESVGLRTTRAVVEAIFLVILLDALFSVFYSVIGV, from the coding sequence ATGGCGGCTGTCGAAGAGGGTTCGAGCGAGCTGGAGGCGGCGCGGTTGGACGTGGCGCAGGAGGGCGCGGTCCTGGCCGTGCGTCTCTCGGGCGTCTGGGTGACGGCCACCGTCGGTCCGCAGGACGCTACCCTGGCGGCGATGGGTGCGGGCGGCGCGACGGAAGCGGTGCTGGACCTCTCGGCCGTCAAGCGACTCGACACGGCCGGTGCCTGGCTGGTCGACCGGACCCGGAAGCAGCTCGCGCAGCAGGGGCTTGCGGTGTCGCTGGCCGGCGTCGGGCCGGCACGCGAGGCCTTGCTGCAAAAGATCCAGCAACGCCAACCTTGCCCGGAACCGCCGAAACGTCCCGGCGCCTTGATCACGATTCTGACCGATCTGGGCAAAGCCACCGTGGAGACGGGGCATACCGTCAGGGAGGTGATCGGTTTTCTCGGCGCAACCGTCGTTGTGCTGCTGCGCAGCTTGGCGCGGCCGAAGCGGCTGCGCGGCACTTCGCTGGTCTATCATCTCGAGAAAACCGGCCTGGACGCCCTGCCGATCGTCGGCCTGCTGGCCTTTCTGATCGGCGTGGTGCTGGCTTACCAGGGCGCCGATCAGCTCGCGCGCTTCGGCGCGGAGATCTTCACTGTCAATCTGGTCGGGGTCGCGGTCTTGCGCGAGATGGGTGTGTTGATTACGGCGATCATCGTCGCGGGCCGCTCGGGCTCGGCCTTCACCGCGCAGATCGGCACCATGAAGGTGAATCAGGAGGTGGATGCCATGAGCACCATCGGCCTGGATCCGTTGGAGGTTCTCGTTCTGCCGCGGGTTCTGGCGCTGGTGATCGCGCTGCCCTTGCTGACGTTCTATGCGAATGTCATGGGTCTGCTCGGCGGCGCCGTGATGGCGACAGTGGTTCTCGACATCGATCTTCTGGCCTTCGCCCGTCAGCTCCGCGATGCGGTGGAACTCAGCACCTTCTGGGTCGGCATGATCAAGGCGCCGATCTTCGCTTTCGTCATCGCCTTGATCGGCTGCTACGAGGGTCTCAAGGTGTCCTCGAATGCGGAGTCGGTCGGTCTCCGCACCACCCGGGCCGTGGTTGAGGCGATCTTCCTGGTGATCCTGCTCGATGCTCTCTTCTCCGTCTTCTATTCGGTGATCGGGGTATGA
- a CDS encoding ABC transporter ATP-binding protein — MMEAAGRGNGAQDLVIRATGIRTQFGSHVVHDDLDFSVRRGEVMGLVGGSGTGKSVLLRCLVGLMRPAAGRIDILGHGIEGAGDPDLRTLQRRSGMLFQDGALFSSLTVAQNIEVPLAEHSALPSGLRREVSELKVNLVGLPVEAAHKYPSELSGGMRKRAGLARALALDPEILFLDEPTAGLDPIGANQFDLLIGDLQKALGLTVVMVTHDLDSLYAICDRVSVLVDKRVKVGTIAELERESDPWIQDYFLGPRGRAAAGARHQADQQAR, encoded by the coding sequence ATGATGGAAGCTGCCGGCAGGGGGAACGGTGCGCAGGATCTGGTCATCCGGGCGACGGGAATCAGGACCCAATTCGGATCTCATGTGGTGCACGACGACCTGGATTTCTCCGTACGGCGCGGTGAGGTTATGGGGCTGGTCGGCGGCTCAGGCACCGGAAAGTCGGTCCTGCTGCGCTGCCTTGTCGGCCTGATGCGTCCGGCGGCGGGCCGAATAGATATCCTGGGACACGGGATCGAAGGCGCCGGCGACCCCGATCTGCGCACCCTTCAGCGGCGGTCCGGCATGTTGTTTCAGGACGGCGCGCTCTTCTCATCGCTCACCGTGGCGCAGAACATCGAGGTTCCCCTGGCCGAACACAGTGCGCTTCCGTCCGGTTTGCGCCGGGAGGTCAGCGAACTGAAGGTGAATCTGGTCGGCCTGCCTGTCGAAGCCGCGCACAAGTATCCGAGCGAGCTGTCCGGCGGCATGCGCAAGCGCGCCGGCTTGGCCCGTGCCTTGGCTCTGGACCCGGAGATCCTGTTTCTCGACGAACCGACGGCTGGCCTGGATCCGATTGGCGCCAACCAGTTCGATCTCTTGATCGGCGATCTTCAGAAGGCGCTGGGGTTGACGGTGGTCATGGTCACGCACGATCTGGACAGCCTCTACGCCATCTGCGATCGGGTCTCCGTGCTGGTCGACAAGCGTGTTAAAGTCGGCACGATTGCGGAGCTGGAACGCGAGTCCGACCCCTGGATCCAAGATTACTTTCTCGGTCCGCGCGGCCGGGCCGCTGCGGGGGCAAGGCATCAAGCGGACCAGCAGGCGCGCTGA
- a CDS encoding MlaD family protein, producing METRANYVLVGSFVLALFLSSFAFIIWLAKFQVDTTFQRYDLLVSDSVTGLAVGSPVRYSGVRVGDVVDIQLEPDDPGTVRVMVELESDVPVKADTIASLELEGLTGGRYVLLQGGTAGTPDLRDTAEADVPTITTEASSLDQVLQGVPDAVAALQGTMGRVNLLLSDTNLQSIENTLSSVEILATTLAGRREDVARLIDDASGTLANLNEASGVAADLARDARDQFGTLTAQTNTTLVAVQRLAERLEGEVDTSADSLDQMIGELRGAARSLDAMSLEVQGLVQENREPIRDFTSTGLYELANLLTEARSLVTNLNRVSLEVQRDPARFIFGDQQEGYEAPR from the coding sequence ATGGAAACCCGAGCCAACTACGTCCTGGTCGGCAGCTTCGTTCTGGCGCTGTTCCTTAGCAGCTTCGCCTTCATCATCTGGCTGGCGAAGTTCCAGGTCGATACGACCTTCCAACGCTACGATCTGCTCGTTTCGGATTCGGTCACCGGCCTGGCGGTCGGCAGTCCGGTCCGTTACTCGGGGGTTCGGGTCGGCGACGTCGTCGACATTCAGCTGGAGCCGGACGATCCCGGCACGGTCCGCGTCATGGTCGAGCTGGAGTCGGACGTGCCGGTCAAGGCCGACACGATCGCGAGTTTGGAACTCGAGGGTCTGACAGGCGGGCGCTACGTGCTGCTTCAGGGCGGTACGGCGGGGACGCCCGACCTGCGCGACACGGCCGAGGCGGATGTGCCGACCATCACGACCGAGGCCTCGTCGCTCGACCAGGTCCTGCAGGGCGTGCCCGATGCGGTCGCGGCGCTGCAGGGCACCATGGGGCGGGTCAATCTGCTCTTGAGCGACACCAATCTTCAGAGCATCGAGAACACGCTGAGCAGTGTGGAGATTCTGGCCACGACCCTGGCCGGTCGGCGCGAGGACGTCGCGCGGCTGATCGACGATGCGTCCGGAACGCTCGCCAATCTCAACGAGGCGAGCGGAGTGGCAGCCGATCTGGCGCGGGATGCGCGCGATCAGTTCGGCACGCTGACCGCCCAGACCAACACGACCCTGGTGGCCGTTCAGCGACTGGCGGAACGCCTGGAAGGCGAGGTCGATACCTCGGCGGACAGTCTGGACCAGATGATCGGCGAGCTGCGGGGGGCGGCGCGTTCGCTCGACGCGATGTCGCTGGAGGTGCAGGGGTTGGTTCAGGAGAATCGCGAGCCGATCCGCGACTTCACCTCTACCGGATTGTATGAACTGGCCAATCTCTTGACCGAGGCACGCAGCCTGGTCACCAACCTAAACCGGGTTTCGCTGGAGGTTCAGCGGGATCCCGCCCGCTTTATCTTTGGAGATCAGCAGGAGGGCTATGAAGCGCCGCGATGA
- a CDS encoding ABC-type transport auxiliary lipoprotein family protein — MKRRDDVMPPVQSERRRLLRAAGGFAALGALGGCAQLVPGQRPPPQFFRLSPKSTFDPDLSPVDWQLILEPPIANAALDTVRIALMREPMEVEYYARANWTDQAPQMVQTLMIESFENSRRIVSVGRESLGLRADFVIKSELREFQAEYFDGPVPMAHVGLNVKLVRMPRREIVASESFDVRFPAESDTLPSIVRAFDEALGSSLRALVHWTLQTGQSLYAETASS; from the coding sequence ATGAAGCGCCGCGATGATGTCATGCCGCCCGTCCAGTCCGAGCGACGACGGCTGCTGCGCGCAGCCGGAGGTTTTGCCGCACTGGGCGCACTCGGCGGCTGTGCTCAGTTGGTACCGGGTCAGCGCCCGCCGCCGCAGTTCTTTCGCCTCTCGCCGAAGAGCACCTTCGACCCCGACCTGTCGCCCGTCGACTGGCAGCTGATTCTGGAACCGCCGATCGCCAATGCGGCACTCGATACCGTGCGCATCGCGCTGATGCGCGAGCCCATGGAGGTGGAGTACTACGCGCGCGCCAACTGGACCGATCAGGCGCCGCAGATGGTCCAGACGCTGATGATCGAGTCTTTCGAGAACTCGCGGCGGATCGTATCGGTAGGCCGTGAATCCCTCGGTTTGCGCGCCGACTTCGTGATCAAGAGCGAACTGCGCGAGTTTCAGGCCGAATACTTCGATGGACCGGTGCCGATGGCTCATGTCGGGCTGAACGTCAAGTTGGTGCGGATGCCGCGGCGGGAGATCGTGGCGAGTGAGAGCTTCGACGTCCGGTTCCCGGCCGAGAGCGATACCTTGCCGTCGATCGTCCGCGCCTTCGACGAAGCCTTGGGAAGCTCCCTCCGCGCCCTAGTGCACTGGACCTTGCAGACGGGCCAGTCTCTCTACGCGGAGACCGCCTCGAGCTGA
- a CDS encoding UbiH/UbiF/VisC/COQ6 family ubiquinone biosynthesis hydroxylase, giving the protein MEGGLQSRDDGEVGGADAPARAEVAVAGGGLVGLTLGIALAEAGVEVAVIDAQAPEALTDAAYDGRSSAIAAGSANLLRSLGVWAHLEPDAQPILDIRVSDGQVGRRAAPLFLHYDSDDLGRGPFGWIVENRRLRQALFARSKELEPLRLIAPAGVAAAERADARYGAGSILARLADGRGISAQLLVAADGRNSPLRKAAGIRTVTWDYPQMGLVATLTHERPHDGVAHEHFLPSGPFAVLPMTDSPEGQHRSSLVWTERKDLASAMVDLDDAAFAAECQRRFGDSLGRISLTGPRWAYPLSLHHAQRYRAGRLVLVGDAAHGIHPIAGQGLNLGLRDVAALAECLIDARRLGLDLGAAEPLIRYERWRRPDTLMLIAVTDGLNRLFSNDLPPLRLLRDLGMAAVDRAGPLKRLLMQHAMGLVGDLPRLLKGERL; this is encoded by the coding sequence ATGGAGGGTGGCCTGCAGAGTCGAGACGACGGAGAGGTGGGCGGCGCCGACGCGCCGGCCAGGGCCGAAGTCGCGGTCGCCGGCGGTGGCCTCGTCGGGTTGACGCTCGGCATCGCGCTCGCCGAAGCCGGAGTCGAGGTGGCCGTTATCGACGCTCAGGCTCCCGAGGCGCTAACCGACGCGGCCTACGACGGTCGTTCTTCGGCTATCGCCGCCGGCTCGGCCAACCTGCTGCGCAGCCTTGGGGTCTGGGCGCATCTCGAGCCAGATGCCCAACCCATCCTGGACATCCGTGTGTCGGACGGACAAGTGGGGCGCCGCGCCGCGCCGCTGTTCCTGCATTACGACAGCGACGATCTGGGCCGCGGTCCCTTCGGTTGGATCGTCGAAAACCGCCGCCTGCGCCAGGCGCTCTTCGCTCGATCGAAAGAACTGGAGCCGCTACGGCTGATCGCGCCGGCCGGCGTGGCCGCCGCCGAGCGCGCCGATGCCCGCTATGGCGCGGGTAGTATCCTGGCGCGGTTGGCCGACGGACGCGGCATCTCCGCCCAGCTCCTGGTCGCCGCCGACGGACGCAACTCGCCCCTGCGTAAGGCGGCCGGCATCCGCACGGTGACCTGGGACTACCCCCAAATGGGCCTGGTGGCGACCCTGACTCACGAGCGGCCGCACGATGGGGTGGCGCACGAGCACTTTCTGCCCTCGGGACCCTTCGCGGTCCTGCCGATGACCGACTCGCCGGAGGGCCAGCATCGCTCCTCTCTGGTCTGGACCGAACGCAAGGATCTGGCCTCGGCGATGGTCGATCTGGACGACGCGGCCTTCGCCGCCGAGTGTCAGCGCCGCTTCGGCGACAGCCTGGGCCGGATCAGCCTGACGGGCCCCCGCTGGGCTTATCCCCTGTCGCTGCATCATGCCCAGCGCTATCGCGCCGGCCGCCTGGTGCTGGTGGGCGATGCCGCCCACGGAATCCATCCCATTGCCGGCCAGGGACTGAACCTCGGCCTGCGCGACGTGGCGGCTCTGGCGGAATGCCTGATCGATGCCCGTCGGCTCGGTCTGGACCTCGGCGCGGCCGAACCGTTGATTCGCTACGAGCGTTGGCGCCGCCCCGACACGCTGATGCTGATCGCGGTCACCGACGGGCTCAACCGCCTCTTCTCGAACGACCTGCCGCCGCTGCGCTTGCTACGCGACCTTGGCATGGCCGCGGTCGACCGCGCGGGGCCGCTCAAGCGCCTTCTGATGCAGCATGCCATGGGCTTGGTCGGCGACCTGCCGCGCCTGCTGAAAGGCGAGCGCCTCTAG
- a CDS encoding P-II family nitrogen regulator, translating into MKLVMAIIKPFKLDDVREALTGLGVEGLTVSEVKGYGRQKGQTEIYRGAEYSVNFLPKVKIEVAVTADQAEQVVEAIQKAANTGRIGDGKIFVLDVNSVVRIRTGETNAEAL; encoded by the coding sequence ATGAAATTGGTTATGGCCATCATCAAGCCCTTCAAGCTCGACGATGTGCGTGAGGCACTCACCGGACTCGGTGTTGAGGGCCTGACCGTCAGCGAGGTGAAGGGCTACGGTCGGCAGAAGGGCCAGACCGAGATCTACCGCGGTGCGGAGTACTCGGTGAACTTCCTGCCGAAGGTGAAGATCGAGGTCGCCGTGACGGCCGATCAGGCCGAGCAGGTGGTGGAAGCCATCCAGAAGGCGGCGAACACCGGCCGCATCGGCGACGGCAAGATCTTCGTACTCGACGTGAACTCGGTCGTGCGGATCCGCACCGGCGAGACCAACGCCGAAGCACTGTAA